The sequence below is a genomic window from Ammoniphilus sp. CFH 90114.
GGGAGACCCACCCCGGTTTGGGGCATTTCCCTATATCCTTGGTTCTTTTATTGTTACGATTGGTTCAGCTCTCCTAGCAGCTCCTTTAGGCATCGGTGCAGCCATTTTCATGACAGAGATTTCTCCGGAAATTGGACGTAGAATCATGCAACCCGTGATTGAACTGCTTGTCGGAATTCCCTCCGTAGTTTACGGATTTATTGGGCTGAGTGTTATCGTTCCTTTTCTTCGTGATATTTTTGGCGGTACCGGATTTAGCATTATTGCCGGAATTGTGGTATTGAGTATTATGATCCTTCCGACCATTACTAGCCTATCAGTCGATGCCATTAGAAGGGTCCCTCGTGATTTAAAGGAAGCTTCTCTAGCCTTAGGAGCAACCCGGTGGCAAACCATCTGGAAAATCATTATTTTACGGTCCTCTTTACCTGGGCTTTTGATGGCTGTTATTTTAGGAATGGCTCGAGCTTTTGGAGAAGCTCTTGCCGTACAGATGGTCATTGGAAATACGACTAAAATCCCTAATTCTTTACTTTCTCCTAGTAATACATTAACAAGTGGAATCACTTTAAACATGGGAAATACCATAGTCGGCTCCGCTTATAACAACGCCTTATGGTCAATGGGACTGATTCTACTGCTCATGACTTTGATCTTTATACTTTTAATTCGATGGATTGGCAAAAGGGGACAAAGCTAAATGAATACGAAGACCACGGATCGCATAGCTACAGGTGTATTTTATGGCATAGCGCTACTCATTGTTATCGTGTTGTTTGGGCTCCTTGGATATATTCTTCTTCATGGATTCGAGCGAATTAATTTGCAGTTTATCACGAGTCCCCCACAAAAAATGAGGGCTGGCGGGGGCGTCGGGCCACAGCTTTTCAACTCATTATACTTACTGGTTCTAACAATGCTTATCACCATCCCCCTAGGATTAGGTGGGGGGATTTATTTAGCTGAGTATGCTCCAAAAAATCGACTAACAGAGCTTATACGTTTAAGCATAGAAGTTCTGTCCTCCCTCCCTTCTATTGTTGTAGGTCTATTTGGTCTTATGTTATTTGTTAATTGGATGGGATGGGGGTATTCCATTCTCTCTGGGGCATTTGCTCTAACGGTTTTTAACTTGCCACTCATGGTTCGAGTGGTGGAGGAATCTTTGCGTAGTGTACCACGGGAGCAGAAAGAGGCAAGCCTGGCTCTTGGTATTACGCACTGGGCCACTATCCGTAAGGTTTTGCTTCCTGTAGCACTACCGGGGATACTCACGGGTACCATACTTGCTGCAGGAAGAATCTTCGGGGAAGCGGCAGCCCTATTGTTTACAGCTGGAATGACAACTCCACGTCTCAATTTTGCGGATTGGAATCCATTGCACCCTACGTCTCCACTTAATCCTTTTCGACCTGCAGAGACTCTAGCTGTGCATATTTGGAAAATTAATAGTGAGGGATTGATCCCTGATGTCCGTGAAGTTGCCGATGGAGCCTCTGCGATCTTAGTCCTGACGGTGTTATTATTTAACCTATTAGCACGATGGTTTGGAGGATGGCTGTACCGAAGACTCACCGCGCAATAAGGGAGGAGAAGCGACATGGATAGTGGACTATCCACTAAAGATTTAAACGTCTATTATGGTGAAAAGCATGCTGTAAAGCAGCTCAGTATTGAATTTCCTAAACATACCGTAACGGCATTGATTGGTCCTTCAGGGTGTGGGAAATCAACCTACTTACGGTCACTTAATCGGATGAACGATTTAATTGAAGGAGCCAAAGTGACAGGCCACATCTATTTTGATGGCGAGGATGTCAATAGAGGGGATGCTAATGTCCGCCTGCTGAGAAAACGCGTGGGGATGGTATTTCAAAAACCTAATCCTTTCTACAAAT
It includes:
- the pstC gene encoding phosphate ABC transporter permease subunit PstC translates to MNQSKNNQVSWWDEGTGRVLSLLSASILILTTIFIIYFIASKGLSTFLVNGVNPFEFLSGIEWSPEGDPPRFGAFPYILGSFIVTIGSALLAAPLGIGAAIFMTEISPEIGRRIMQPVIELLVGIPSVVYGFIGLSVIVPFLRDIFGGTGFSIIAGIVVLSIMILPTITSLSVDAIRRVPRDLKEASLALGATRWQTIWKIIILRSSLPGLLMAVILGMARAFGEALAVQMVIGNTTKIPNSLLSPSNTLTSGITLNMGNTIVGSAYNNALWSMGLILLLMTLIFILLIRWIGKRGQS
- the pstA gene encoding phosphate ABC transporter permease PstA, whose translation is MNTKTTDRIATGVFYGIALLIVIVLFGLLGYILLHGFERINLQFITSPPQKMRAGGGVGPQLFNSLYLLVLTMLITIPLGLGGGIYLAEYAPKNRLTELIRLSIEVLSSLPSIVVGLFGLMLFVNWMGWGYSILSGAFALTVFNLPLMVRVVEESLRSVPREQKEASLALGITHWATIRKVLLPVALPGILTGTILAAGRIFGEAAALLFTAGMTTPRLNFADWNPLHPTSPLNPFRPAETLAVHIWKINSEGLIPDVREVADGASAILVLTVLLFNLLARWFGGWLYRRLTAQ